The Leptospira bouyouniensis genome has a segment encoding these proteins:
- a CDS encoding serine hydrolase domain-containing protein, with amino-acid sequence MKSKKDKKIHSHKYQENKSFPKNFSPQIEPSMGRGKSKQANIDPIFPFRLIFVFFFTLFVQCQSSGDSTLPLATQKKNQTQKEILSKWESLAPSSIKSLSYLYMTGDGEVHSGLLGDVSKDKVDRFKIGSITKLFTGISILQLQDSGKLKLDDPVSMYLPEIKLVKPKQKGYREITIRDLLTHQSGLPSDLTKGFFLSPEANDETILTSFRSLPKALEGMERNEPGKIHSYSNLSFGLLGNIIERVSGESIEVFFQKHIFERAGMKHTTLLEFLPNSELIVGYSGIFWKTRTIRPVIRDLTAGSISTTADDMGRFMKVFFRSKENKGLLTPESFEEFHRTQSGPLTNFEMKLGLPVLKTDYEADGKTIWFYGHSGSLPPFFADLMYDPQTEIVSFVAGNTLGLQTRSLKEINTKIMEMLWEEKMGIRPEPSPIPSPQNKNLVKGENGFYVSPFGIHEYKEGNPPTLSLMGFDLDLVEKEKRFGIEIRMLFGLIKINDPKLNEVRIEFESWEGNPIFTMYSKGLPKGTAGIGVKFTPDNRFPDEKYFGTFLTKETYAIVPKLKLEKDKRGFPLLTIYYMLGGMENTFQVPCQWESNNALRILGYGRNLGERLLFGEKDGKPVLLYSGGEYEKD; translated from the coding sequence ATGAAATCGAAGAAAGATAAAAAGATTCATTCGCATAAGTATCAGGAAAACAAATCGTTTCCAAAAAATTTCTCACCTCAAATTGAACCTTCGATGGGAAGAGGTAAATCTAAACAGGCAAACATCGATCCTATATTTCCATTCCGTCTTATCTTTGTTTTTTTCTTCACATTGTTTGTTCAGTGCCAATCAAGCGGAGATTCCACACTTCCACTCGCAACACAAAAGAAAAACCAAACCCAAAAGGAAATACTTTCAAAGTGGGAATCTCTAGCCCCTTCTTCAATCAAATCGCTTTCTTATCTTTACATGACAGGTGATGGTGAAGTCCATTCGGGACTATTGGGAGATGTTTCCAAAGATAAAGTGGACCGATTCAAAATTGGAAGTATCACAAAACTATTCACTGGGATATCGATTTTACAATTACAAGATTCTGGTAAATTGAAATTAGATGATCCAGTTTCAATGTATCTTCCAGAAATTAAATTGGTTAAACCAAAACAGAAAGGTTATCGTGAGATCACAATCCGAGACCTTTTGACCCACCAATCAGGCCTTCCTTCTGATCTAACAAAAGGTTTTTTCCTTTCTCCAGAGGCAAACGATGAAACCATCTTAACTTCCTTTCGTTCATTGCCAAAAGCTCTGGAAGGGATGGAACGAAATGAACCAGGGAAAATTCATTCCTATTCTAATTTGAGTTTTGGATTACTTGGTAATATCATTGAACGTGTGTCAGGTGAATCTATCGAAGTTTTCTTTCAAAAACATATTTTTGAAAGGGCAGGGATGAAACATACCACCTTACTCGAATTTTTACCCAATTCGGAACTCATTGTTGGGTATTCCGGAATCTTTTGGAAAACCAGGACCATCCGGCCTGTGATTCGAGATCTCACTGCTGGTTCCATTTCCACGACTGCTGATGATATGGGTCGTTTTATGAAGGTTTTTTTTCGGAGCAAAGAAAACAAAGGCCTGTTAACCCCTGAGAGTTTTGAAGAATTTCATCGGACACAATCTGGACCATTAACTAATTTTGAAATGAAACTTGGGTTACCCGTTCTCAAAACAGATTACGAAGCAGATGGAAAAACGATTTGGTTTTACGGGCATTCCGGATCATTACCTCCTTTTTTTGCAGACCTAATGTATGATCCCCAAACAGAAATAGTATCCTTTGTCGCTGGGAACACACTTGGTTTGCAAACAAGAAGTTTGAAAGAAATCAATACTAAGATCATGGAAATGTTATGGGAAGAAAAAATGGGCATTCGTCCAGAACCGAGCCCTATCCCAAGTCCACAAAACAAAAATTTGGTGAAAGGGGAGAACGGTTTTTATGTTTCCCCCTTTGGAATCCATGAATACAAAGAAGGAAACCCACCGACACTCAGTCTCATGGGATTTGATTTGGATCTAGTCGAAAAAGAGAAACGATTTGGTATTGAAATCCGTATGTTATTTGGTCTCATCAAAATTAATGATCCTAAATTGAATGAAGTTCGAATTGAATTTGAATCCTGGGAAGGAAATCCCATCTTTACAATGTATTCTAAAGGTTTACCAAAAGGAACCGCAGGGATTGGAGTCAAATTTACACCAGACAATCGTTTCCCAGATGAAAAATATTTTGGAACCTTTCTCACAAAGGAAACCTATGCCATTGTTCCCAAACTCAAATTGGAAAAAGACAAAAGAGGATTCCCTCTACTTACGATATACTATATGTTAGGTGGTATGGAAAACACATTCCAAGTCCCTTGCCAATGGGAATCGAACAATGCCCTTCGTATTTTAGGGTATGGTAGGAATTTGGGAGAGCGTTTACTGTTTGGTGAAAAAGATGGAAAACCAGTTTTACTTTATTCTGGTGGAGAGTATGAGAAAGATTAA
- a CDS encoding toprim domain-containing protein, protein MAQKTEKTSGNSRNFKKLSNVEHVRMRTGMWLGQNSLSTFEQHFFTKDNAGKYDIVHEELSDIPAKLKCLDEACMNCVDEYRKNLNDKSIPEKDKMNKLIIQLSTDRKRVTIQDNGRGIPAENAEGVYLHLMYGENFDDKVKEDHVAGQNGVGISLVRMVSSFFRVKTINSGKAYKKMFSIHDDVKKVIRSFKLSKEDTERVHLYYDEHGTFVDCPLLSADQIKQLKAPCDKTGMTAVTETAKKEDHGTTVEFELNPTYFNNLDTSFNINLVKQYLQDIAMSNPGLEVVFIHKTGKEKYKFKKGFDEIFSNSDMVYYKLDYSDKTSASQIHMDTYVVVGQNKTLTWVNSIFCPQGGSAIEYLENRLCDEIRKKSQIVSLEKKLNTQCTRNDVRSCFHMYVNLRILNPRFKSQDKSYLINDLNEDIRKSVDKHLDKLLKKTGLIEEIKMVMERRTQMKQLEDAQKGLRKASRNNIPKLMPPTGKPNDPGRILFVAEGDSAIAGLRPARNPKLHGLFPLRGKPLNCKGMSLAKALQNEEMKNIVAIVGLPLDQKVKSIDELNYDKISIITDADFDGYAIRSLMLSFFYEYWPELFDLGFINISAAPLYEVDVKWKDAKKETVFCIDDADYDKLVAKVNKQGAEITRKKRNKGLGETGKEAMKYAVDHCMTTITIGNKKTAKTTQDLWFHKDFAEKRREAISEYSMSVIQD, encoded by the coding sequence ATGGCTCAAAAAACTGAAAAAACCTCAGGAAATTCGCGAAATTTTAAGAAATTATCAAACGTAGAACACGTTCGGATGCGGACGGGGATGTGGCTTGGGCAAAACTCCCTTTCCACATTTGAACAACATTTTTTTACAAAAGATAACGCTGGTAAGTATGATATTGTCCACGAAGAACTTTCTGACATCCCCGCCAAACTAAAATGTTTGGACGAAGCATGTATGAACTGTGTGGATGAATATAGAAAGAACTTAAACGATAAATCCATTCCCGAAAAAGATAAGATGAACAAACTCATCATCCAATTGTCTACAGATCGTAAACGAGTGACGATCCAAGATAATGGACGCGGGATTCCTGCAGAAAATGCAGAAGGTGTTTACCTTCATTTGATGTATGGAGAAAACTTTGATGATAAAGTGAAAGAAGACCATGTCGCAGGGCAAAATGGTGTGGGGATTTCACTGGTTCGGATGGTGTCATCTTTTTTTCGAGTCAAAACCATTAACAGTGGTAAGGCTTACAAAAAGATGTTTAGTATCCACGATGATGTAAAAAAAGTCATTCGTAGTTTCAAACTTTCAAAAGAAGATACGGAGCGAGTTCATTTATATTATGATGAACATGGAACTTTCGTTGATTGCCCATTACTCTCAGCTGACCAAATCAAACAATTAAAAGCACCTTGTGACAAAACAGGGATGACTGCTGTTACAGAAACTGCTAAAAAAGAAGACCACGGAACAACTGTCGAGTTTGAACTCAATCCAACTTATTTTAATAACTTGGATACTTCCTTTAACATCAATTTGGTGAAGCAATACCTGCAAGACATTGCAATGTCGAATCCAGGACTTGAAGTTGTGTTTATCCACAAAACCGGAAAAGAAAAATACAAATTTAAAAAAGGTTTTGATGAAATTTTTAGTAACTCCGATATGGTTTACTACAAATTAGATTATTCAGATAAAACATCTGCATCACAAATCCATATGGATACCTATGTTGTTGTGGGACAAAATAAAACTCTCACATGGGTGAACTCGATCTTTTGCCCACAAGGTGGATCGGCAATTGAGTATTTGGAAAACAGGCTTTGTGATGAGATCCGTAAAAAATCTCAAATTGTGAGCTTAGAGAAAAAACTGAACACTCAATGTACACGGAATGATGTGAGAAGTTGTTTTCACATGTATGTAAACCTTCGCATCCTCAACCCACGTTTTAAATCCCAAGATAAATCCTATCTTATCAATGATTTGAATGAGGACATTCGAAAGTCTGTGGACAAACATTTGGACAAACTTTTGAAAAAAACAGGCCTCATCGAAGAAATTAAGATGGTGATGGAACGTAGAACCCAGATGAAACAGCTTGAGGATGCTCAGAAAGGCCTCCGTAAGGCGTCTCGGAACAACATCCCTAAGCTGATGCCTCCAACTGGCAAACCGAACGATCCAGGCCGAATTTTATTCGTGGCAGAAGGGGACTCGGCAATTGCAGGACTCCGCCCCGCAAGGAACCCGAAATTACATGGGCTTTTCCCTCTTCGTGGGAAACCACTCAACTGTAAGGGAATGTCACTTGCAAAGGCATTACAAAACGAAGAGATGAAAAACATTGTAGCCATTGTAGGCCTTCCTCTTGACCAAAAGGTAAAGTCGATCGACGAACTCAACTATGACAAAATCAGTATCATCACAGATGCGGATTTTGATGGGTATGCAATTCGGTCCTTAATGTTGTCTTTCTTTTATGAGTATTGGCCTGAACTTTTTGATTTAGGGTTTATCAATATCTCTGCTGCACCTTTATATGAAGTGGATGTGAAATGGAAAGATGCAAAAAAGGAAACTGTTTTCTGTATTGATGATGCCGACTATGATAAGTTAGTTGCAAAAGTCAATAAACAAGGTGCTGAAATCACTCGTAAAAAACGGAACAAAGGTCTTGGGGAAACAGGAAAAGAAGCCATGAAGTATGCGGTTGATCATTGTATGACAACCATTACGATTGGTAACAAAAAAACGGCAAAAACCACACAAGACTTATGGTTTCATAAAGATTTCGCAGAAAAACGTAGAGAAGCAATCTCCGAATACTCAATGAGTGTGATCCAAGACTAA
- a CDS encoding DNA gyrase subunit A, translating to MKNEEQYPKRPFEDQVNDDQRKYSRYVCDSRAIPQEIDGLKPVQRRILWAMWNSDARNRHTKTVKVAGLAMGYHPHGDRSIQDALSQMAQDFAFANNYPLVHGEGTFGDVLDPNAIASPRYTEVKLSDFAKDLGFFESLPDIDYVKNYDETEDEPIHFVGKVPVVLLNNIQGIATGFRCFIPAHKLSDVIESQVTYLKTGKPKKITPWYKGYGGEVKLSKNDNGNTVMSTTFGFKKEDGKLYLVDSPMNWNREKVVNYLDDLIERKDNWLKDYIDHSSQTFKIELVAKKGEEPSEKEIKELFSKENNEVLTINVITHEGKLRNFVPEEIIKRFCDFRKTHLIRRFKRLAGLEKEKIDRNSELIRFIKEKWNEKVTGIKSKKDFEDKLKAAKFVYFEWLSSIPVYRMTLEEVRKCEDAIVEAKTKYTEYTALQKDDKKLTGFMTDELDELKKKWDPK from the coding sequence ATGAAGAACGAAGAACAGTATCCGAAACGCCCCTTTGAAGACCAAGTAAACGACGACCAAAGGAAATACTCCCGCTATGTATGCGATTCGCGAGCGATTCCACAAGAAATTGATGGCCTAAAGCCTGTTCAACGACGAATTCTTTGGGCTATGTGGAACTCTGATGCGAGAAACCGTCATACAAAAACGGTAAAAGTCGCGGGACTTGCGATGGGATACCATCCACACGGAGATAGATCCATCCAAGATGCCCTTTCGCAAATGGCACAAGACTTTGCATTTGCTAATAATTATCCTTTAGTGCATGGAGAAGGAACATTTGGGGATGTACTGGATCCTAATGCGATTGCTTCGCCACGTTATACAGAAGTCAAACTTTCCGACTTCGCAAAAGACTTAGGATTTTTTGAAAGTTTACCTGACATTGATTATGTTAAAAACTACGATGAAACAGAAGACGAACCCATTCATTTTGTTGGAAAAGTTCCAGTAGTCCTTCTCAATAATATCCAAGGGATCGCAACAGGATTTCGTTGTTTTATCCCTGCACATAAATTAAGTGATGTCATCGAATCACAAGTAACGTATTTAAAAACTGGGAAACCAAAAAAAATCACCCCATGGTACAAAGGGTACGGTGGTGAAGTGAAATTGTCTAAAAATGACAATGGAAACACTGTGATGTCCACAACATTCGGGTTCAAAAAAGAAGACGGAAAATTGTATTTAGTAGATTCTCCGATGAACTGGAACCGCGAAAAAGTAGTAAACTACTTAGATGATTTGATTGAACGAAAAGACAACTGGTTAAAAGACTACATTGACCATTCAAGCCAAACGTTTAAAATTGAACTCGTTGCCAAAAAAGGGGAAGAACCTTCTGAGAAAGAAATCAAAGAACTTTTTTCCAAAGAAAATAACGAAGTACTTACCATCAATGTGATCACTCATGAAGGGAAACTTCGTAACTTTGTTCCAGAAGAGATCATCAAACGATTTTGTGACTTCCGCAAAACCCACCTCATCCGTCGTTTCAAACGACTTGCGGGTTTAGAAAAAGAAAAAATTGATCGTAACTCAGAACTCATTCGTTTCATCAAAGAAAAATGGAATGAAAAAGTAACGGGCATTAAATCCAAAAAGGATTTTGAGGACAAACTAAAAGCAGCGAAGTTCGTTTACTTTGAGTGGTTGTCTTCCATTCCCGTTTACCGTATGACTTTGGAAGAAGTTCGTAAATGTGAAGATGCCATTGTAGAAGCAAAAACCAAATACACAGAGTATACAGCTCTCCAAAAAGATGATAAAAAACTCACAGGTTTTATGACTGATGAGTTAGATGAACTGAAGAAAAAATGGGATCCGAAATAA
- the gltX gene encoding glutamate--tRNA ligase has protein sequence MTEVRTRFAPSPSGFLHVGGARTALFNYLYAKAKKGKFLLRIEDTDQDRSTEASFKIILESLKWLGMEWDEGPGVGGPNGPYTQSERIHIYKEYTDKLLKEKKAYRCFCTAEELDGKKKQADAMGIPYIYDGKCSDLSDEEINSQLEKKTPFTVRFKTPHKIVIVDDMIQGKVKFESKLIGDFIIVKSDGFPSYNYAVVIDDALMNITHVIRGVGHLSNTPRQILIFEAFGFPLPRFAHASEIVGTDGKKLSKRAGATSVLAFRDLGYSSETMRNYMALLGWTSPDGKEYMSDEELCSVFDVERCSKSPATFDVFKKLKEEEKESVDFNKLTILGLAEYLNPKSKLNWMSNKYIRDTKIETLGKALEPFLVDCQIPDAYKSGENAQLLSILDSVRVYLDRLIQAPPYIEEFFLENVTFENEEAKQLVLEGKGKEVVTEFYKIVKASSLTTPDAYKETMAKVGEITGEKGRTLFMPIRSITTGKSHGLELPILFSLLGQEKMVKRMEQLAGLLGISLR, from the coding sequence ATGACAGAAGTTCGTACCCGTTTTGCCCCATCCCCATCTGGTTTCCTTCACGTTGGTGGAGCAAGAACTGCCTTATTTAATTATTTATATGCGAAGGCAAAAAAAGGTAAATTTTTACTACGGATTGAAGACACAGACCAAGACAGATCCACAGAAGCATCATTCAAAATCATTTTAGAATCTCTTAAGTGGCTCGGAATGGAATGGGATGAGGGACCAGGTGTTGGTGGACCTAACGGACCCTATACACAATCAGAAAGAATTCATATTTATAAAGAATACACAGACAAACTACTAAAAGAAAAAAAGGCATACAGATGTTTTTGTACTGCAGAGGAATTGGATGGCAAAAAGAAACAAGCCGATGCCATGGGAATTCCTTATATCTATGATGGAAAATGTTCAGATTTATCCGATGAGGAAATAAATTCCCAATTAGAGAAAAAAACTCCTTTTACCGTAAGGTTTAAAACTCCTCACAAAATTGTTATCGTAGATGATATGATCCAAGGCAAAGTAAAATTTGAATCCAAACTCATTGGTGATTTTATCATTGTTAAATCAGATGGATTCCCTTCGTATAACTATGCTGTGGTGATTGACGATGCTCTGATGAACATCACCCATGTTATCCGTGGTGTTGGCCATCTCTCTAACACTCCTAGACAAATTTTAATCTTTGAAGCATTTGGATTCCCACTCCCAAGGTTTGCCCATGCGAGTGAAATTGTCGGAACGGATGGAAAAAAACTTTCGAAACGTGCTGGTGCTACCTCAGTACTTGCGTTCCGTGATTTAGGTTACTCCAGCGAAACCATGCGAAACTATATGGCACTCCTTGGATGGACTTCCCCCGATGGAAAAGAATATATGAGTGATGAAGAGTTGTGTTCTGTGTTTGATGTAGAACGATGCTCTAAGTCCCCTGCTACATTTGATGTCTTTAAAAAATTAAAAGAAGAAGAAAAGGAATCCGTTGATTTTAATAAACTAACAATTCTTGGTCTTGCAGAATATTTAAATCCGAAATCGAAACTCAATTGGATGTCGAACAAATACATCCGTGACACAAAGATCGAAACGCTTGGCAAAGCATTGGAACCATTTCTAGTAGACTGCCAAATCCCAGATGCCTATAAATCAGGAGAAAACGCCCAACTCCTCTCCATCTTAGATTCTGTTCGTGTGTATCTCGACCGGCTCATCCAAGCCCCGCCTTATATTGAAGAATTCTTCTTGGAAAACGTTACTTTTGAGAACGAGGAAGCAAAACAATTGGTACTCGAAGGCAAAGGGAAGGAAGTGGTCACAGAGTTTTACAAAATTGTAAAGGCTAGTTCTCTCACCACTCCTGATGCCTACAAAGAAACAATGGCAAAAGTAGGAGAAATCACGGGAGAGAAAGGAAGGACACTGTTTATGCCAATTCGATCCATTACCACGGGGAAATCCCATGGTTTGGAACTCCCAATCCTTTTTAGTCTCCTCGGACAAGAGAAGATGGTGAAGCGAATGGAACAGCTGGCAGGTCTTTTAGGCATTTCACTTAGGTAA
- a CDS encoding ATP-binding protein → MTAPSEVIPYLLSPSPGSYAMFLPPDMSSVKQFRQELKRTLEDNGFSNDNIMQIELAADEALTNAVAANVSCECDETIICRWRIDSAKFTLYILDYGSGLSGESPVPDNDKELLRANQSQCFSTFLDHIKNHQSKKPDTLPYNGSGQKHKNMGKGLKIINAMMDSVKVMFHGEGMVDEAPAGFKVMGSIIALEYDRSKHL, encoded by the coding sequence TTGACAGCACCATCAGAAGTGATTCCCTATCTGTTAAGCCCATCACCTGGGTCATACGCCATGTTTTTACCTCCCGATATGTCTTCTGTGAAACAATTCCGCCAGGAATTAAAACGGACGCTGGAAGACAATGGTTTCAGTAACGATAACATCATGCAAATCGAACTGGCTGCGGATGAAGCTCTCACCAATGCAGTGGCCGCAAATGTTTCTTGTGAATGTGATGAAACCATCATTTGCCGTTGGCGGATTGATTCCGCAAAGTTCACTTTGTACATTTTAGATTACGGATCAGGACTCTCAGGTGAATCTCCTGTCCCTGACAATGACAAAGAATTATTACGCGCAAACCAATCCCAATGTTTTTCCACCTTCCTTGACCATATCAAAAATCACCAAAGTAAAAAACCTGATACCCTTCCTTATAATGGTTCTGGCCAAAAACATAAGAACATGGGAAAAGGATTGAAAATAATCAATGCCATGATGGACTCCGTTAAAGTAATGTTTCACGGAGAAGGAATGGTAGACGAAGCTCCGGCGGGGTTCAAAGTAATGGGCTCCATCATCGCACTCGAATACGACCGTTCCAAACACTTATAA
- a CDS encoding glycosyltransferase: MILHINTSREWRGGEQQLYYLVQGLANYKIPQMVVGQPGSPLEIKCKENGYTFYPIEMRGEWDRKAYKNIRSLCLSKNIKLIHTHTAHAHTLALLAKRKHLNIPLIVSRRVDFKPKTSFFSKWKYQHPANDYYLPVSQKIKEVMISSKIDPERIITVYSGIDLKRFTKITPHEYLREEFQIPKKAVVIGNVAALVDHKDQETLIHAISKMKTNIDFRVLIVGEGKLEKKLKSQADSLNLNDKIIFTGYRKDIPALLSLFDIFTLTSKEEGLGTAILDAMACSLPIVATNGGGIGEMLNHNEGAFVCPVGDSESIALGLDKLVSSDELRIQFGNFNKTSVKRFSVTKTIDKTKLIYYSFLGDSLYGEGK; the protein is encoded by the coding sequence TTGATCCTACATATCAATACATCTCGCGAATGGCGTGGTGGAGAACAACAGCTTTATTATCTCGTTCAAGGTTTGGCCAATTATAAAATCCCACAAATGGTTGTGGGCCAACCAGGTTCCCCTTTGGAAATCAAGTGCAAGGAAAATGGATATACATTTTATCCAATTGAAATGAGAGGTGAGTGGGATAGAAAAGCATATAAGAATATTCGATCTCTCTGTTTATCAAAAAATATCAAACTTATCCATACACATACTGCCCATGCGCATACTTTGGCTCTTCTTGCAAAAAGAAAACACTTAAACATCCCTCTCATTGTATCCAGAAGGGTAGATTTTAAACCAAAAACTAGTTTTTTCTCAAAGTGGAAATACCAACATCCAGCAAACGACTATTATCTGCCAGTTTCTCAAAAAATCAAAGAAGTGATGATCAGTAGTAAAATTGATCCCGAAAGGATTATTACTGTATATTCTGGTATTGATTTGAAACGTTTTACAAAAATAACACCACACGAATATTTACGCGAAGAATTCCAAATTCCAAAAAAAGCTGTTGTGATTGGAAATGTGGCAGCCCTCGTTGATCATAAAGACCAAGAAACTTTAATCCATGCCATCTCAAAAATGAAAACCAATATCGATTTTCGTGTTTTGATTGTTGGCGAAGGGAAATTAGAAAAAAAACTAAAAAGCCAAGCAGACAGTTTAAATCTTAACGATAAAATTATTTTTACTGGATATAGAAAAGATATCCCCGCCTTACTTTCGCTATTTGATATATTTACCCTCACTTCCAAAGAAGAAGGACTTGGCACAGCTATACTCGATGCAATGGCATGTAGTTTACCCATAGTCGCAACAAATGGTGGTGGGATTGGAGAAATGTTAAACCATAACGAAGGTGCTTTTGTATGTCCAGTGGGTGATTCAGAATCCATAGCTCTAGGACTCGATAAACTTGTTTCTTCAGATGAACTTCGTATTCAATTTGGAAATTTCAACAAAACGTCCGTTAAACGTTTTTCGGTTACTAAAACAATCGACAAAACAAAACTAATCTATTATTCATTCTTGGGTGATTCTTTGTACGGAGAAGGGAAATGA